In a genomic window of Taeniopygia guttata chromosome 11, bTaeGut7.mat, whole genome shotgun sequence:
- the LOC100222183 gene encoding arylamine N-acetyltransferase, pineal gland isozyme NAT-3 → MDIKEYFTRISYQGSPNKPDLATLSDIFQHHIQAVPFENLSIHCGERIELDLEATYKKIVRNKRGGWCMENNYLLSWVFKTLGYSVTLLGAKVYVPELDAYADEMDHLLLQVELDGKSYIIDGGFGMAYQLWQPMELISGTDQPQTPGIFRFQEENGTWYLEKVKRKQWVLNPSTSTSPNVENEVCRRVYLFTLQPRDIEEFMGCNVHLQTAPDSLFVTKSICSLQTSDGIRALVGWKLTEIKYNYRDNMDLVEIRILADEEIEKTLKEKFNITLNKKFVPANTSKFSLF, encoded by the coding sequence ATGGACATCAAGGAGTATTTTACCAGAATTTCTTACCAGGGCTCCCCCAATAAGCCAGACCTGGCTACCTTGTCAGATATATTCCAGCACCACATCCAAGCTGTCCCTTTTGAAAACCTCAGCATCCACTGTGGAGAAAGAATTGAGCTGGACCTGGAAGCGACCTACAAGAAGATAGTGAGGAACAAACGTGGGGGCTGGTGCATGGAAAACAACTACCTTCTGTCTTGGGTCTTCAAAACTCTTGGCTACAGCGTCACACTTCTAGGAGCAAAAGTTTATGTCCCAGAGCTTGATGCCTATGCAGATGAAATGGATCATCTGCTGCTACAAGTGGAGCTTGATGGCAAATCCTACATTATagatgggggatttgggatggccTACCAGCTGTGGCAGCCAATGGAACTGATTTCAGGGACAGATCAGCCTCAGACTCCTGGGATCTTTCgttttcaggaggaaaatgggaCCTGGTACCTTGAGAAAGTGAAAAGGAAGCAGTGGGTCCTGAACCCAAGCACCTCGACTTCCCCAAATGTGGAAAATGAAGTTTGCCGTCGGGTTTATCTCTTCACCCTTCAGCCACGAGACATTGAGGAGTTCATGGGCTGCAATGTCCACCTGCAAACAGCACCTGACTCACTCTTTGTAACCAAGTCCATCTGCAGCCTGCAGACCAGCGATGGCATCCGGGCGCTGGTGGGGTGGAAACTCACTGAGATAAAGTACAATTATCGGGACAATATGGATCTTGTGGAAATCAGAATACTTGCAGATgaagaaatagagaaaacaCTGAAGGAGAAATTCAATATAACACTGAACAAGAAATTTGTACCTGCTAATACGAGCAAGTTTTCTCTGTTCTAA
- the LOC100218405 gene encoding arylamine N-acetyltransferase, pineal gland isozyme NAT-3 encodes MDIKEYFARISYQGSPNKPDLATLSDIFQHHIQAVPYENLSIHCGERIELDLEVIYQKIVRNKRGGWCMENNYLLSWVLKTLGYDIILLGAKVYIPERKAYPDEINHLLLQVELDGKFYIIDGGFGMAYQMWQPMELISGTDQPQTPGIFRFQEENGTWYLEKVKRKQWVLNPSTSTSPNVENEVCHRIYLFTLQPRNIEEFMGCNVHLQTAPDSKFVLKSMCSMQTADGIRTLVGWKLTEIKYNYRDNMDLVEIRMLAEEELETILKEKFTITLDKKFVPVDFPRFF; translated from the coding sequence ATGGACATCAAGGAGTATTTTGCCAGAATTTCTTACCAGGGCTCCCCCAATAAGCCAGACCTGGCTACCTTGTCAGATATATTCCAGCACCACATCCAAGCTGTCCCTTATGAAAACCTCAGCATCCACTGTGGAGAAAGAATTGAGCTGGACCTGGAAGTGATCTACCAGAAGATAGTGAGGAACAAACGTGGGGGCTGGTGCATGGAAAACAACTACCTTCTGTCTTGGGTCCTGAAAACTCTTGGCTATGACATCATCCTTCTGGGAGCAAAAGTTTATATCCCTGAGCGCAAGGCCTATCCAGATGAAATCAATCATCTGCTGCTACAAGTGGAGCTTGATGGCAAATTCTACATTATagatgggggatttgggatggccTACCAGATGTGGCAGCCCATGGAACTGATTTCAGGGACAGATCAGCCTCAGACTCCTGGGATCTTTCgttttcaggaggaaaatgggaCCTGGTACCTTGAGAAAGTGAAAAGGAAGCAGTGGGTCCTGAACCCAAGCACCTCGACTTCCCCAAATGTGGAAAATGAAGTTTGCCATCGGATTTATCTCTTCACCCTTCAGCCACGAAACATTGAGGAGTTCATGGGCTGCAATGTCCACCTGCAAACAGCACCTGACTCAAAGTTTGTGTTGAAGTCCATGTGCAGCATGCAGACTGCTGATGGCATCCGGACACTGGTGGGGTGGAAACTCACTGAGATAAAGTACAATTATCGGGACAATATGGATCTTGTGGAAATCAGAATGCTTGCAGAGGAAGAACTAGAGACAATACTGAAGGAGAAATTCACTATAACACTTGACAAGAAATTTGTACCTGTTGATTTCCCCAGGTTTTTTTAA
- the LOC140680217 gene encoding arylamine N-acetyltransferase, liver isozyme-like, with product MNIQEYFGRISYNKPHKDADLQTLTAIFQHHIQSIPFENLSMHCGEAIELDLQSTYNKIVRKKRGGWCLETTHLLFWALQELGYDVCILGANSYDPAEKGYTAQINHILLKVVIKGESYIADAGFGGAYQMWQPLMLISGKDQPQVPGIFHFMEDDGTWYFEKVKRKHYIPEHSKNDFPHTPELGNIRKIYRFTLEPRHIDDFQELNAYLQVSPDNILRKKSICSLQTTSGVLALVGWTLTEMKYNYTEDMDLVNITTLTDEEVEKTLKDKFNIVLENKLVPVNVRGLPPNLVDKI from the coding sequence ATGAACATTCAGGAGTATTTTGGAAGAATATCTTACAACAAGCCCCATAAGGATGCAGACTTGCAAACCCTGACAGCCATCTTCCAGCATCACATCCAGAGCATTCCTTTCGAGAACCTCAGCATGCACTGCGGGGAGGCCATCGAACTGGATTTGCAGTCTACTTACAATAAGATTGTGAGAAAGAAACGTGGTGGATGGTGCCTGGAAACCACCCACCTCCTCTTCTGGGCCTTGCAAGAATTAGGGTATGACGTCTGTATTCTGGGTGCAAACAGCTATGACCCAGCAGAGAAGGGATACACTGCTCAGATAAACCATATCCTGCTGAAGGTGGTGATCAAGGGAGAGTCCTACATAGCAGATGCTGGGTTTGGTGGTGCCTACCAGATGTGGCAGCCACTGATGCTGATTTCTGGGAAGGACCAGCCCCAGGTTCCCGGCATTTTCCACTTCATGGAAGACGACGGCACCTGGTACTTTGAGAAAGTCAAAAGGAAGCATTATATTCCTGAGCACAGCAAGAATGACTTCCCTCATACTCCAGAACTGGGGAATATTCGAAAAATATATAGATTTACTCTCGAGCCACGGCATATAGATGACTTCCAGGAGCTAAATGCATACCTCCAAGTGTCTCCAGATAATATCCTTCGGAAGAAGTCAATCTGCAGTCTCCAAACCACCAGTGGGGTCCTTGCCTTAGTTGGATGGACCCTCACTGAGATGAAGTATAACTACACAGAGGACATGGACCTGGTGAACATCACAACCCTTACAGATGAAGAGGTTGAGAAGACACTGAAAGATAAATTCAATATAGTACTGGAGAACAAACTTGTACCAGTAAATGTTCGTGGCTTGCCACCTAATTTAGTGGATAAGATCTAA